A genomic window from Solanum dulcamara chromosome 11, daSolDulc1.2, whole genome shotgun sequence includes:
- the LOC129874628 gene encoding probable purine permease 10 has protein sequence MGSVAEKELEIIIQEETDGETKKMDAVIVLPESLTTPKTVNKYKKWLEIGIHTFIVLVSQSVATILGKLYYDKGGNSTWLVSLTETIGFPILLIPMILNWTNNNNNKIPKLEEDAKSPSMMVKLSIYVFLGFLVGGGCGLFSIGLLYLPASTFSLISSSQLAFNVLFSLFMRLEKITPLVANSIALVTISSVLLALQPDESSNKTSSSKHHYAIGFICTLIASAGFGLLLSLTELMFRKILKKNTLREIMDVIICQSFFATCIILIGLFASKEWRNLKTEMHNFELGKLSYVMIIFWISVCWQLYTYCLLGLIMKVSAVFANVITTLGAPLIPIMSVIIFNDKMSGVKAISIVLAIWGFSSYAYQQYLDELKHKADHNGIEDKSTD, from the exons ATGGGAAGTGTTGCAGAAAAGGAGCTGGAAATCATCA TTCAAGAAGAAACTGATGGAGAAACGAAGAAGATGGATGCAGTAATTGTCTTACCTGAATCATTGACGACTCCAAAGACCGTTAATAAGTACAAGAAATGGCTCGAGATAGGTATCCACACCTTCATTGTCCTTGTTAGCCAGTCAGTAGCTACAATACTTGGAAAATTGTATTACGACAAAGGCGGAAACAGTACCTGGTTGGTTTCACTTACAGAAACTATTGGTTTTCCTATTCTCCTAATTCCTATGATCCTTAATTGgaccaataataataacaataaaatccCTAAATTAGAAGAAGATGCAAAGTCTCCTTCTATGATGGTCAAGTTATCTATCTATGTATTTCTTGGCTTTCTAGTTGGGGGAGGCTGTGGTTTATTTTCAATTGGCCTTTTATACCTCCCAGCCTCAACTTTTTCTCTAATTTCCTCAAGTCAATTAGCCTTCAATGTCTTGTTCTCCCTCTTCATGAGACTAGAAAAAATTACGCCTCTCGTCGCGAATTCTATCGCCCTCGTCACCATTTCCTCCGTTCTCCTAGCGTTACAACCCGATGAATCTTCAAACAAAACGTCGTCGTCTAAGCATCATTATGCAATTGGATTTATATGTACGCTAATTGCTTCAGCTGGTTTCGGTTTACTATTGTCCTTAACAGAACTCATGTTCAGAAAAATCCTAAAAAAAAATACGTTGAGAGAAATCATGGACGTTATCATTTGTCAGTCGTTTTTCGCGACGTGTATAATTCTGATTGGCTTATTTGCAAGTAAAGAGTGGAGGAACTTGAAGACGGAGATGCATAATTTCGAGCTTGGAAAATTATCTTATGTTATGATAATATTTTGGATTAGTGTGTGTTGGCAGCTATATACTTATTGTCTGCTTGGGTTGATTATGAAGGTGTCTGCTGTGTTTGCAAATGTGATTACTACGTTGGGTGCGCCGTTAATTCCGATTATGTCTGTGATTATCTTTAATGATAAGATGAGTGGGGTGAAAGCAATTTCAATTGTTTTAGCTATTTGGGGATTTTCTTCTTATGCTTATCAGCAGTACCTTGATGAGCTAAAGCACAAAGCTGATCACAACGGCATTGAGGATAAGTCCACCGATTGA